Proteins encoded by one window of uncultured Celeribacter sp.:
- a CDS encoding F0F1 ATP synthase subunit gamma, whose product MPNLKDLKNRIASVKSTRKITKAMQMVAAAKLRRAQDAAEASRPYAERFNAVLGSLSASVGGSDTAPRLLAGTGKDDVHLLVVMTSEKGLCGGFNTNIVKLAKTRITELKGQGKTVKIITVGKKGREQLKRDYADLFVAHVDLTEVKKIGYANAQDIAKDLLARFDADEFDVATIFYAKFQNVVTQVPTAQQIIPAAYEADEDAGGSLYDYEPSEEGILADLLPRGVATQIFSALLENGASEQGARMSAMDNATRNAGDMIDKLTIEYNRSRQAVITNELIEIISGAEAL is encoded by the coding sequence ATGCCCAACCTCAAGGATCTCAAAAACCGGATCGCGAGCGTGAAATCCACGCGCAAGATCACCAAGGCCATGCAGATGGTGGCCGCCGCGAAACTGCGGCGGGCACAGGATGCGGCTGAGGCCTCGCGTCCCTATGCAGAGCGTTTCAACGCTGTGCTCGGGTCGCTGTCGGCTTCGGTTGGTGGCTCCGATACCGCGCCCCGGCTTCTTGCCGGGACCGGAAAAGACGATGTGCATCTGCTCGTTGTCATGACCTCTGAAAAGGGTCTCTGTGGTGGCTTTAACACCAACATCGTGAAACTGGCGAAAACCCGGATCACTGAGCTGAAAGGCCAAGGCAAGACGGTGAAAATCATCACCGTCGGCAAGAAAGGCCGTGAACAGCTCAAGCGTGATTATGCGGATCTCTTCGTCGCTCACGTGGACCTGACCGAGGTGAAGAAAATCGGTTACGCCAATGCGCAGGACATCGCGAAGGACCTTTTGGCCCGTTTCGATGCCGACGAATTTGACGTGGCGACGATCTTCTATGCCAAATTCCAAAACGTCGTGACCCAGGTCCCGACGGCGCAACAGATCATCCCGGCGGCCTATGAGGCCGATGAGGATGCTGGTGGCTCGCTCTACGACTACGAGCCCTCCGAGGAAGGCATTCTGGCCGACCTTCTGCCGCGCGGTGTGGCGACGCAGATCTTCTCGGCGTTGCTGGAAAATGGTGCCTCCGAACAGGGCGCGCGGATGTCCGCCATGGACAACGCCACCCGCAACGCAGGCGACATGATCGACAAGCTGACGATCGAATACAACCGTTCGCGTCAGGCCGTCATCACCAACGAGCTTATCGAAATCATCTCGGGCGCTGAAGCGCTCTAA